A window from Seriola aureovittata isolate HTS-2021-v1 ecotype China chromosome 14, ASM2101889v1, whole genome shotgun sequence encodes these proteins:
- the LOC130181271 gene encoding 1-acyl-sn-glycerol-3-phosphate acyltransferase delta-like isoform X1 codes for MGVLQLLKSQFLCHLIICYVFVVSGLIINLLQLCTLPLWLVSKQLARRINIRLAYCVSSQMVAALEWWSGTECTLYTDPKSYPLYGNENAIVVLNHSFEIDFLCGWTFCDRFGVLGSSKVLAKKELAYVPIIGWMWYFLEIVFCKRKWEEDRRTVAQSLQNLRDYPENYWFLLYCEGTRFTPKKHQVSMQVAESKGLPKLKYHLLPRTKGFWVTVQNLRGTAAAVYDSTLNFRNNESPTLLGILNGKKYHADLYVRRIPLEMIPEDEAECAAWLHKLYQEKDSFQEHYSQTGCFPGPTVSPPRRPWSLINWLFWCCLLLYPLGLLLTQLFSSGSMLTILASVALCSAASLGVRWMIGQTEIDKGSSYGNKEVPLNRN; via the exons ATGGGcgtcctgcagctgctgaagtcTCAGTTCTTGTGTCACCTGATAATCTGCTACGTGTTCGTTGTCAGCGGCCTCATCATcaacctgctgcagctctgtacTCTACCTCTGTggctggtcagtaaacagctggcCCGCAGGATCAACATCCGACTGGCCTACTGTGTCAGTAGCC AGATGGTAGCCGCCCTGGAGTGGTGGTCTGGGACAGAATGCACGCTCTACACCGACCCAAAGAGTTATCCACTGTATGGAAATGAGAATGCAATTGTGGTTCTCAATCATAGTTTTGAGATAGACTTCCTGTGTGGCTGGACCTTCTGTGACAGATTCGGAGTCCTGGGG AGCTCAAAAGTTTTAGCCAAGAAGGAGTTGGCGTATGTGCCAATCATCGGTTGGATGTGGTACTTCCTGGAGATAGTTTTCTGCAAGAGGAAATGGGAAGAAGACCGAAGGACGGTGGCTCAGAGTCTTCAGAACCTGCGGGATTACCCAGAAAACTACTGG TTCTTGCTTTACTGTGAAGGAACACGCTTCACACCAAAGAAGCACCAGGTCAGCATGCAGGTGGCTGAGAGCAAAGGTCTTCCCAAACTGAAGTACCATCTTCTGCCCAGGACCAAAGGATTCTGGGTAACTGTCCAAAACCTCAGAGGAACTG CTGCGGCTGTTTATGATTCCACACTGAACTTCAGAAACAACGAATCACCAACCTTGCTTGGAATTCTCAATGGGAAGAAATATCATGCGGATTTATATGTGAG GAGAATCCCGCTAGAGATGATCCCAGAGGATGAGGCAGAGTGCGCTGCTTGGCTCCACAAACTCTACCAGGAAAAG GATAGCTTTCAGGAGCACTATTCACAGACAGGGTGTTTCCCTGGCCCCACAGTGAGCCCTCCACGCCGACCCTGGTCCTTGATCAACTGGTTATTCTGGTGCTGCTTGCTGCTCTACCCTCTGGGCCTACTACTGACTCAACTCTTCAGCTCTGGATCGATGCTCACCATCTTAGCTTCTGtggctctctgctctgcag CTTCACTGGGAGTTCGCTGGATGATTGGCCAGACTGAGATTGACAAAGGCTCGAGCTATGGGAATAAGGAGGTTCCTCTAAACAGAAACTAA
- the LOC130181271 gene encoding 1-acyl-sn-glycerol-3-phosphate acyltransferase delta-like isoform X2 encodes MGVLQLLKSQFLCHLIICYVFVVSGLIINLLQLCTLPLWLVSKQLARRINIRLAYCVSSQMVAALEWWSGTECTLYTDPKSYPLYGNENAIVVLNHSFEIDFLCGWTFCDRFGVLGSSKVLAKKELAYVPIIGWMWYFLEIVFCKRKWEEDRRTVAQSLQNLRDYPENYWFLLYCEGTRFTPKKHQVSMQVAESKGLPKLKYHLLPRTKGFWVTVQNLRGTAAAVYDSTLNFRNNESPTLLGILNGKKYHADLYVRRIPLEMIPEDEAECAAWLHKLYQEKDSFQEHYSQTGCFPGPTVSPPRRPWSLINWLFWCCLLLYPLGLLLTQLFSSGSMLTILASVALCSAADLTTQIFTGSSLDDWPD; translated from the exons ATGGGcgtcctgcagctgctgaagtcTCAGTTCTTGTGTCACCTGATAATCTGCTACGTGTTCGTTGTCAGCGGCCTCATCATcaacctgctgcagctctgtacTCTACCTCTGTggctggtcagtaaacagctggcCCGCAGGATCAACATCCGACTGGCCTACTGTGTCAGTAGCC AGATGGTAGCCGCCCTGGAGTGGTGGTCTGGGACAGAATGCACGCTCTACACCGACCCAAAGAGTTATCCACTGTATGGAAATGAGAATGCAATTGTGGTTCTCAATCATAGTTTTGAGATAGACTTCCTGTGTGGCTGGACCTTCTGTGACAGATTCGGAGTCCTGGGG AGCTCAAAAGTTTTAGCCAAGAAGGAGTTGGCGTATGTGCCAATCATCGGTTGGATGTGGTACTTCCTGGAGATAGTTTTCTGCAAGAGGAAATGGGAAGAAGACCGAAGGACGGTGGCTCAGAGTCTTCAGAACCTGCGGGATTACCCAGAAAACTACTGG TTCTTGCTTTACTGTGAAGGAACACGCTTCACACCAAAGAAGCACCAGGTCAGCATGCAGGTGGCTGAGAGCAAAGGTCTTCCCAAACTGAAGTACCATCTTCTGCCCAGGACCAAAGGATTCTGGGTAACTGTCCAAAACCTCAGAGGAACTG CTGCGGCTGTTTATGATTCCACACTGAACTTCAGAAACAACGAATCACCAACCTTGCTTGGAATTCTCAATGGGAAGAAATATCATGCGGATTTATATGTGAG GAGAATCCCGCTAGAGATGATCCCAGAGGATGAGGCAGAGTGCGCTGCTTGGCTCCACAAACTCTACCAGGAAAAG GATAGCTTTCAGGAGCACTATTCACAGACAGGGTGTTTCCCTGGCCCCACAGTGAGCCCTCCACGCCGACCCTGGTCCTTGATCAACTGGTTATTCTGGTGCTGCTTGCTGCTCTACCCTCTGGGCCTACTACTGACTCAACTCTTCAGCTCTGGATCGATGCTCACCATCTTAGCTTCTGtggctctctgctctgcag CAGATCTGACAACTCAAAT CTTCACTGGGAGTTCGCTGGATGATTGGCCAGACTGA